The genomic region CGACGGCGCCGGGCTTGGCGGTCGAGATATTGTAACCGAGCAGCGGCGGCGCGCTTGCCCAGTTTAAGCTGCCGGTGATGTCGTCCGTGAAGTCTTCACGCGCCAGAAACGACTTCTCGACGATCAACTGCTTGCTGACGGTCTGCTGGTCCTTCAGGAGAAGCCCCGGCAGATCGCTCGCCTGCTCGGCGACATACGCCTTGCCGCCGCCGACCGTGGCGAGGTCTTTCAAGAACTGGATGCCGCCGGGGTCCGCGCCGCTCGCGATGGTCGAGACGGTGACGCCCATCTTGTGGATGTTCTGCACGACGCGAGCTGTAGCGGCTGTGTCCTGGGTTGCGTCGCCGTCGCCGAAGAAGATGATGTGCTGGATCGGCGCGCCCGTGCTCTTGACCACGCCCGCCGCCGACTGGAGATAGAGATCGTAGTTGGGCGGATCGTTCATCCCCGTCAGATCGCTCATCTGGTTCTTGATCGCCGTCCGGTCGATCACGTGCTGCATCGGGATGCGCCAGATGTTGTTGCAGTCGATGACGCCGAGCTGATCCTGCGGCTCCATGGCGTCGACAACGCCCTTCGCGGCCTCGATCGACCAGTTGATTGTCGTTTCTTCTTCCAGGTCTTCGATCACCAGCGCGATCGCCGCCGGCGGGATGCGCTTGCGGTCCTTCACATCCATGCGCACGGGCAGCGCCGCTTCGATGGGAGTCCCCTGGTAGTTGCCCGCCCCGTAGCTCGTGGTTCCGCCGATCATCCCCAAGCCCATGCCGAAGTCGCGCACGGATTCTTCCATCGCTGTCATCGCGGGCGAACCAACTTCATCGGCGGAGACATCGGAGAGCACGACGGCGTCGTAGGGCGCCAGGGCCGCCACGGTGGTCGGCGCGGCGGTCGGCGTCACGGTGTCCATCTGAATATTCTGGGCGGCCATCGCCTGCTGGAGCGTCGGCGCGATATGCCGGTCGGGGGCGGCGATATAGAGGATGTGCGGGCGGCCCTGCACGGTTACGAAGCCGTAGGCGTGATTGTTTTCGGCGACGGTGTCGGCGGACGGCTCCAATTGGGCGTCGTAGCGATGGAAGCCGGGCTGCTCCACCTTTTCCTGGAAGCTGAGCGCGTTCTTACCCGCGCGCAGATGGAGCCGGGTGCGTAGGATCTGCTGACCGTCGCGCTGGAGCGAGATGTTCGCCGACTGCGCCACCGTGCTGCTGACCACGATCCGGACGGGAAAGGGAGCGGACTTGCGCACGCGGGCGGGGGTGTTGACGCCCTCCACGAGCGCCTCCGCCGCTGTTTCGCCGTTCTGACCCAGCGCGAGCGGCGGGGCGGCGATATCCACGCGTACGCCGTCGCGCTTCAGTGATTCGATCTCGGAAGCGGCGTCGCCGACATTCTCATTGCCGTCGCTGACAATCACGATCTTGCGGCCGGAGTCATTGGGGAAGGTGCTGCTGGCGACACGCAGCGCGCCTTGCAGGTCCGTCGCGTCGCCCGCCACGCTCGGATGGATATTGTCGATCTGATCGACATTGTCCGAAGGCCGCGCTTCGACATTGGGCGTGCGCCCAAACACCACGACCCCCGCCTCATCCGCCCGGTGCTTCGACGCCAGCGCCTTGCGCACGAAGTCCAGTCCCCGCGCCCGCTGGTCCGGACGGATCGACCGGGAGACATCCACGAGAAAGAGGGTCGTGAGCTTATCGCTGCGCTTGACCAGGTGGACCCCGGAGAGCGCGATCAGCACAAGAACGACGACCGCCATGCGCACCGCCAGCGCCAGCCGCTCCGTCGCTGGATGCAGCCCCGCGAGCGACCGCCGCGCCGTCCACCAGACGCCGGCGAGCAGCAGCGGAAGCAAAAGAAAAACCAGCGGCCGGTCGAAAGCAAATGGGAACTGCATGGTGTCCGTGTCAGGTCTGGCGCACGATGGGGCTGTGTGTGATTAGAATACCACGAAACAGAAGGGGATCGCGCGCCTTTCCCCTATTTCGGAACCGCCCACAGGTCTGCGGGCGGCGGGGCCGAGTGGATGCCTTGCAGGCTGATCGTCGCGGCGCGCAGGCGGTTGAACACGTCGTTGTAGGCGATGCGCTGCATCTCTTCGGGCGTCGGAGGGCCCATGGAGCGCATTTGCAGCGCGAAGCTTTGCTGCGCCTTGGTGAGCGCGTCGTTGAAAACGCCTTCGTAGTTCGCGCTGTCGGTGACGCGCTGGTGCTGCTTGATGGTCGTGCTGCTGGCGCCGACCGCGTGGATCGGGCCGTAGGGGCTGGCGCCGTCGATGGTGACGGTCACATCGACGCAGTCGCCGGTGTCGGGTTTGTAAACGCCGTGGATATTCGCGACGCAGCTTCCGGTCGCATACTCCTGATAGATCATCGTCCCCGCCCCCGTCGCGCGCCGCAGCTCATCGCGCAGGTTCGACTTTTCCAGGTCGGAGACGGTCATGCCGTCCAGCGATGTCGTCACATCGACATTGCCGAAGTACATCAAACGCGGCTCGCCCGCGTGGACATCGACCACCGGGGCGATCAGCGTTCCCGTCGGGCTCAGATCGAGACATCCTTCCGCGAGGATCGCCGGCGGCACGAGCATAATCGTTGAAACCGTGAAGAATCCTTCGTGCGTGTCGGCGAACAGCACGACGCCTTTCTCCGGATACTCATGGATCACCCAGCCCGTATTGCGTCCGCGCAGGTAGTAAGAGACTCCGGCGTGTCCGAAGACCTTCTTGATGCTCTCCAGGCTCGGGCTCTGATCGTAGCGGATCAGCAGCGCCGTCGCGACATCCTTCTTGTCATCCCCGCCGTCGAACAGCACATTCAGTCGGTCTCCCGATCCCTTTGGCGTCGAGAGCATCAGCGACCACGGGATCGCATTGCCATGCTTGGCGATCTTATAATGGTCTTTGACGCTCTCGGCCGTCGATTTCCCCAGCTGCAATGCGTCCCACTGGTCTCCCGTAAAGTCGGCGAGGCTGGGCAGCGTGAAGTCCGGCCGGTCGTCCTTTGCGTGAGCCGGTGAAACGATCGCCGCAAGAGCCAGGGCGAGGAGACAAAAGGCGCTCGTTCGTTTCGAGTTTTTCATGAATGGTCCTGTTTCAAAGTGAGATTTTGCCAAAGAACGCGACAACGGATCGTTGACGTGGCGTATAGGGATAATGTTCCACATTGCCGTCACCAATCCTGCTTTTGGGCAAAATCCAGTATGGTCTTCACTTTCGTTTGATCGGCCTTGGAGAATGGCGCGCCGGTGAACAGTGCGGGTTGGTCGGCTTTGCAAAGGCTTTCAGCCGCAAGACGCTGATGTCTAGGAAACGCTTTTTCAAGCGGGACAATCGCAGCTTGAATTTTCCATGGGCATCGCCTATAATACTTCTGTAGACATGACCGATGGTCCAAACAGAAACGTGAGCATCTCCATGGAACTCAAAGGCGCCGAACAACCTAACGAAATTTTGACGCCGGAACTGCTTGTCGCCCTAGAAGAGGGCGTTCAATCCGAGCGAACCGGTCGTGAATACACCTGGGAAGAGGCAAAGCAATTTGCACGGGAGCGCCGTAAGGCATGGACGATCGTTCCGGACAGTCTGAGCGCGTAATCCGTTTCACGGAAGCCGCTCTTCTTGACCTTGCAGGTATCGATAACGCGACCGCCGCCATGTGGGGAGCCGCTCAGGCAGAACTCTATCTTTCTTTTCTCGAAGGCGTCCTGCGCGTACTGGCGAACAATCCCGCGCAAGGCGTCGTTATCGACCAATATCCTCAATACCGCTCCTCTATCGCTCGACTGAAAAACCGCAAAAGCGCCTACGGTCATCGGATCTTCTATCGGGAGATCGAAGGTGGTATCCTCGTCATTCGTATTCTCCATACCGCAATGCATTGGCCGTCACACATCGCCGGCGATTAGCGATTCTGCCTCTCGGAATACCCCATCACCCGCGCCGCCTTTGCCCGATCAACGGGCGAGAACGGCGCGCCGTCGGTGGTCCAAGAATTGACGGCGTGATTAGGCTCCAGGTCGTGCGGACTCCGCGTTCGGACGTGTCCATCACAATAAAGGACACTCGTCTCGGCGACATGCCCGCTGAAGAGATTGCCGGTATCGGCGTTCGGATTCATCGGACACGCGAATCCCCCAGGAGACAGGACGTTGAAGTCGTTGAACGCCGCTGTCGATTCCACAATCGCGATCACGCTTTCAGGATGCTTGATCTTGCTGAGGGCTAAACCTGGGCTGAACCTGTCGGCGAAGGGACCGAAAGCTTGTTCGCCGCTGGTGGAATTGACGGCGTATGAACGATGGAAGCCGTCGTGTTCGATATCGTCTTCGCCTGCCATGGGATTTGACGGACATTCGAACATCGTTTTGCTTTTGATGTACGGATTGACCAGAACTCGCCACGACACCAGCGTTCCGTTCGCGCCCAGCGTCTGGCGCGGTGGCAAGACGCTGTCGTAGTCTTCCGAATACTGCTGCATTCCGATCCCGATTTGGATCAACTGCTTCTCGCAGCGTGCCTGCTTGGACCGGGCGGCGGCGTACGTCGTCACCCTATACAGCACAACGGCAAATGGAAAAAAGACGCAGATCGCCGCGATAAAGCACCCGACATTGACTGTATTGGGAAACGCTCTGCGCAGCCATTTCTGGATCATGGATTTCACGATGGATATTGCTTCGCGCCGTACTCAATCACCTGCGCCGCCTTCGCCCGATCGGCGGGCGAGAACGGCGCGCCGTCGGTGGTCCAAGGATTGGGACGGCCGTTGAGTGCGTCCAGTGAAGCCGCTGGGCGTATTATTTTGACATGGCCGTCGCAATAGAGGACGTTTGTCCGTCCCTGATGTCCGCAGAAGAGATTGCCGGTCTTGGATTTTTCGCTCGCCGGCCAGCGGAAGATCTCCGGGGCCAGGACGTTGAAATCGCTGTAGGCTGCGGTGGATTCGACAACGGCGAGCAGAGATTCCGGATGCGCGGCGTCGCGGAGCGGGAAGCCGTTGGGGAACTTGCCGGAGAAGGGGCCGAAGGAGCGGGCATTGTCGCTGGCGGAGTTGACGGCGTACGAGCGGCTAAAGTCACTGTCCGTAATGCTGTCGTTTGCCATGCCGCTTTTCGAATCGGCGACGGGGTTGGATGGGCATCGGAAAAGCGCGGCGTCTTTCATGTCGGGGTAAATCAGAACGCGCCAGGAGACATTGGCGCCGTCGGCTTCCCGAAGCTGTCGCGGCGGCAGTTGTTCGTCATTGTCCTGGCTGTACTGGAGGAGCGCGAGGCCGATCTGTTTCATGTTGCTGGCGCAGGAAATTTGCCGGGCTTTTGGCCTTGGGTAATCAGGAAGCGGAAAAATTGCGAATACGCCGATGGCAATGAGGACTGTAAGACAGATCCACGTAATCACCGACTGGGCCATGTGCTTGGGATGATTTAAGTCCATGTCGTTCTCCTGTCGTAATGAATGGTTAACGCCGCCGGGCTGGTTTCGTTTCGCTTATGGGCTAGCTTCGCCCTATATCCCAAAAAAAGACACGTCGCCGTACGGGGCCTTCGCGCATCTCGTGATAGATCTTTTCCGAGTATTGCATAACGGCGGCCGCCTTCGCTTCGTCCATGGGCGTGAACGGTTTGGTGTCCACGGTCCAGGGGTTGACGCCGGATTGGGAGAGCATGTGGCTGGGAAGCATCGCCTGGACGTGACCGTCGAGAAAAGCGGCGTTCGTGACGCGATTATGTCCGGAAAAGAGATTGCCGGATTGCGCGGCGGCGTTCGTCTTTCGGGCGAAACCCTCCGGGAAGAGAGGATTGAAATCGCTGAACGCCGCCGTCGATTCGACAATGGCGATGGTCTGACCCGGAGCCTCGGAACTGTCGAGAGAGAAGCCGCGCCCATAGGCGTCGGCGAACGGTCCCAAGCTTCGCATGGGATCGTCGTGCGTGGCGTTGACGGCGTAGGAGCGGCTGAGGTCATCCGTCGCGAGCGGCAACGCTTGGGATGCCGGCGCGGGACCGGCGGGGTTGGAGGGACACCGAAAGGAATCGCGAGATTTGATGTAGGGATAGATCAAGTATCGCCAGGAAACAAGAGCGCCGCCCGCTCCGCTTGCGTTCTGTCGCGGCGGCAGCTTCTCGTCGTTGTCCTGTTC from Capsulimonas corticalis harbors:
- a CDS encoding type II toxin-antitoxin system RelE/ParE family toxin, which produces MDDRSGQSERVIRFTEAALLDLAGIDNATAAMWGAAQAELYLSFLEGVLRVLANNPAQGVVIDQYPQYRSSIARLKNRKSAYGHRIFYREIEGGILVIRILHTAMHWPSHIAGD
- a CDS encoding DUF1559 domain-containing protein, with translation MIGRNSGIAGASIAAAVIFIALISEPLLFRSVIGRDSRLSCASNLRQLGLGLAQYEQDNDEKLPPRQNASGAGGALVSWRYLIYPYIKSRDSFRCPSNPAGPAPASQALPLATDDLSRSYAVNATHDDPMRSLGPFADAYGRGFSLDSSEAPGQTIAIVESTAAFSDFNPLFPEGFARKTNAAAQSGNLFSGHNRVTNAAFLDGHVQAMLPSHMLSQSGVNPWTVDTKPFTPMDEAKAAAVMQYSEKIYHEMREGPVRRRVFFWDIGRS
- a CDS encoding DUF1559 domain-containing protein encodes the protein MDLNHPKHMAQSVITWICLTVLIAIGVFAIFPLPDYPRPKARQISCASNMKQIGLALLQYSQDNDEQLPPRQLREADGANVSWRVLIYPDMKDAALFRCPSNPVADSKSGMANDSITDSDFSRSYAVNSASDNARSFGPFSGKFPNGFPLRDAAHPESLLAVVESTAAYSDFNVLAPEIFRWPASEKSKTGNLFCGHQGRTNVLYCDGHVKIIRPAASLDALNGRPNPWTTDGAPFSPADRAKAAQVIEYGAKQYPS
- a CDS encoding DUF1559 domain-containing protein, translated to MIQKWLRRAFPNTVNVGCFIAAICVFFPFAVVLYRVTTYAAARSKQARCEKQLIQIGIGMQQYSEDYDSVLPPRQTLGANGTLVSWRVLVNPYIKSKTMFECPSNPMAGEDDIEHDGFHRSYAVNSTSGEQAFGPFADRFSPGLALSKIKHPESVIAIVESTAAFNDFNVLSPGGFACPMNPNADTGNLFSGHVAETSVLYCDGHVRTRSPHDLEPNHAVNSWTTDGAPFSPVDRAKAARVMGYSERQNR
- a CDS encoding glutamine amidotransferase produces the protein MQFPFAFDRPLVFLLLPLLLAGVWWTARRSLAGLHPATERLALAVRMAVVVLVLIALSGVHLVKRSDKLTTLFLVDVSRSIRPDQRARGLDFVRKALASKHRADEAGVVVFGRTPNVEARPSDNVDQIDNIHPSVAGDATDLQGALRVASSTFPNDSGRKIVIVSDGNENVGDAASEIESLKRDGVRVDIAAPPLALGQNGETAAEALVEGVNTPARVRKSAPFPVRIVVSSTVAQSANISLQRDGQQILRTRLHLRAGKNALSFQEKVEQPGFHRYDAQLEPSADTVAENNHAYGFVTVQGRPHILYIAAPDRHIAPTLQQAMAAQNIQMDTVTPTAAPTTVAALAPYDAVVLSDVSADEVGSPAMTAMEESVRDFGMGLGMIGGTTSYGAGNYQGTPIEAALPVRMDVKDRKRIPPAAIALVIEDLEEETTINWSIEAAKGVVDAMEPQDQLGVIDCNNIWRIPMQHVIDRTAIKNQMSDLTGMNDPPNYDLYLQSAAGVVKSTGAPIQHIIFFGDGDATQDTAATARVVQNIHKMGVTVSTIASGADPGGIQFLKDLATVGGGKAYVAEQASDLPGLLLKDQQTVSKQLIVEKSFLAREDFTDDITGSLNWASAPPLLGYNISTAKPGAVVPLTAPEHSDPLFAHWRYGLGRTFAFTSDDQAHWAAPWLPWAGYPQFWAHALRWSLRSNTDADFASNVENANGKGHLTVDALSSGGFVNNAKLTARVVAPDQSIHDIDLAQTGPGHYESTFDTDQTGAYMVNVQRAPNAAAPNAPSSSQSLGLVVPYSPEYRTVTPNLPLLTRLTDATGGRFQTDPTRIFRDAPLWEVGRLDLAPILLTLAALLFLFDVAIRRLGIRPAQIRDAAVQGVEAAEAKAEAVKKEHAKRRDPAPQMARLLNRKAESRAATPPESPGAATDRLLNRRAAPTRDTDESFPRVASLRTPPPPKPPTDPKAGEGGYTDRLLDAKRRAREKDE